One genomic region from Populus nigra chromosome 8, ddPopNigr1.1, whole genome shotgun sequence encodes:
- the LOC133700539 gene encoding putative glucuronosyltransferase PGSIP8 has translation MASSREPWLMLRFLLLLVFAVYKTTAFGEVVKASQIEQQQQQLQQEGPPQRHKNAYATMMYMGTPRDYEFYVAIRVMLRSLAKLHVDADLVVIASHDVPHRWVHTMEQEDGARVMRVENVNNPYKNQPNFDRRFLLTLNKLYVWKLVEYERVVMLDADNLFLRKPDELFQCGQFCAVFINPCIFHTGLFVLQPSMEVFNDMLHQLEIGKHNPDGADQGFISSYFPDLLDMPMFHPPLNGTTVNGSYRLPLGYQMEATYYYLRLRWNVPCGPNSVITFPGALWLKPWYWWSWPVLPLGIQWHEQRRQNMGYGAETTMALIQCIVFVGIIAVTRLARPNISKLCYRRTEKNISVIQAGLKMLAIWSILAAYILPIIIIPCTIHPLLGWGLYLLGSFALCTIAINAFMLPTLPVLTPCLGIFGVLLVMAFPLYSNGIIRALSIFGYAFCAAPFLWVSVVKIMASLQASLERENFFPRLGESSPPSGFNKLY, from the exons ATGGCTTCTTCTCGAGAGCCTTGGTTAATGCTGAGGTTTCTGTTGCTTTTAGTTTTCGCTGTATATAAAACGACAGCGTTTGGAGAGGTCGTGAAGGCTAGCCAGatagagcagcagcagcaacagctcCAGCAGGAAGGTCCACCGCAACGGCACAAAAACGCATACGCGACGATGATGTACATGGGGACACCACGAGACTACGAGTTCTACGTTGCTATACGGGTAATGCTCCGATCTCTTGCTAAATTACATGTGGACGCTGATCTCGTCGTCATTGCCTCCCACGATGTTCCTCATCGTTGGGTTCATACCAT GGAACAGGAAGATGGTGCAAGGGTAATGAGAGTGGAAAATGTAAACAATCCGTATAAGAACCAACCCAATTTTGATAGGAGATTTCTATTAACATTGAACAAACTCTATGTATGGAAATTGGTGGAGTATGAGAGGGTGGTCATGCTTGATGCTGACAATCTTTTCCTCAGAAAACCTGATGAGTTGTTCCAATGTGGACAATTCTGTGCAGTCTTCATCAACCCCTGTATATTCCATACCGGCCTCTTTGTGTTGCAG CCATCCATGGAAGTGTTTAACGACATGCTTCATCAGTTGGAAATTGGGAAACATAACCCAGATGGTGCAGACCAAGGTTTTATTAGTAGCTACTTTCCTGACTTGCTTGATATGCCAATGTTCCATCCACCTCTAAATGGCACCACAGTCAACGGGTCTTATAGACTTCCTTTAGGCTACCAAATGGAGGCCACTTATTACT ATCTTAGACTCCGCTGGAATGTACCCTGTGGGCCTAACAGCGTGATTACTTTCCCTGGTGCTCTGTGGTTGAAACCATGGTATTGGTGGTCATGGCCTGTTTTGCCATTGGGCATTCAATGGCATGAACAACGTCGTCAAAATATGGG aTACGGAGCGGAGACGACCATGGCACTCATTCAGTGCATAGTTTTCGTAGGAATAATAGCAGTAACACGACTAGCGCGGCCAAATATCTCCAAGCTTTGCTATCGGCGAACTGAAAAGAACATCTCCGTTATACAAGCCGGTCTTAAAATGTTAGCAATATGGTCGATTCTTGCAGCCTATATACTCCCCATCATCATCATTCCTTGCACAATTCATCCATTATTAGGCTGGGGATTGTACTTGCTCGGTTCGTTTGCGCTTTGCACTATAGCGATCAATGCATTTATGCTGCCGACGTTACCAGTTTTGACTCCATGTCTAGGGATATTTGGGGTCCTTTTGGTCATGGCATTTCCTTTATACTCGAATGGCATTATAAGAGCATTATCTATTTTTGGCTACGCATTCTGTGCTGCGCCTTTTCTCTGGGTATCAGTGGTTAAGATCATGGCAAGCCTTCAAGCATCCCTTGAAAGGGAAAATTTCTTCCCTAGATTGGGTGAATCTTCGCCGCCTTCTGGATTCAACAAGTTGTATTAG
- the LOC133701237 gene encoding probable pectinesterase 68 — MASLGYSFLFFYSYFILTLFLLHAPLLVTSSTYRYKVESSSINRTAPTNSTKHHHKWVGPVGYRVITVDVNGAGEFLSVQAAVDAVPENNGENVMILISAGYYIEKVTVPASKPYITFQGEGRDVTIIEWHDRASDRGANGQQLRTYRTASVSVFANYFSARNISFKNTAPAPMPGMKGWQAVAFRISGDKAYFAGCGFYGAQDTLCDDAGRHYFKECYIEGSIDFIFGNGRSMYKDCELHSIATRFGSIAAQDRNSPDEKTGFAFLNCRVTGTGPLYVGRAMGQYSRIVYSYTYFDNVVAHGGWDDWDHASNKNKTVFFGVYKCWGPGAAAVQGVSWARELDYESAHKFLAKSFVNGRHWIAPSDA, encoded by the exons ATGGCTTCTCTTGGTTATAGTTTCCTGTTCTTCTATTCTTACTTCATTCttactttgtttttattgcaTGCACCATTGTTAGTTACAAGCTCTACTTACAGGTACAAGGTCGAGTCATCTTCAATCAATCGGACTGCCCCTACCAACTCTACCAAGCACCATCACAAGTGGGTTGGACCAGTGGGTTACCGAGTGATCACCGTGGATGTTAACGGGGCCGGCGAGTTCTTATCGGTCCAAGCTGCTGTTGATGCTGTCCCGGAGAACAATGGGGAGAATGTGATGATACTAATTAGCGCCGGATATTACAT TGAAAAGGTGACAGTGCCAGCCAGCAAACCGTACATAACGTTTCAAGGAGAAGGAAGAGACGTGACAATCATCGAATGGCATGATAGAGCAAGCGATCGGGGTGCCAATGGCCAGCAGCTGCGTACATACAGGACTgcttctgtttctgtttttgcTAATTATTTCTCAGCTAGAAACATAAGCTTCAAG AACACAGCACCAGCACCAATGCCAGGAATGAAGGGATGGCAAGCTGTGGCATTTCGCATATCTGGAGATAAGGCTTACTTCGCAGGCTGTGGATTCTACGGTGCCCAAGATACTCTATGCGACGATGCAGGGAGGCATTACTTCAAAGAGTGCTACATTGAGGGCtccatagattttatttttgggaATGGCCGCTCCATGTACAAA GACTGCGAGCTACACTCAATAGCCACCAGATTTGGATCGATTGCAGCCCAAGATAGAAACTCTCCCGACGAGAAAACAGGCTTTGCTTTCCTTAACTGCAGGGTAACAGGCACCGGACCACTGTATGTGGGTCGAGCCATGGGCCAGTACTCAAGGATAGTCTATTCCTACACATATTTTGACAACGTTGTGGCTCACGGTGGCTGGGATGACTGGGACCATGCCAGCAACAAGAATAA GACAGTGTTCTTCGGAGTGTATAAATGCTGGGGGCCAGGAGCTGCAGCAGTACAGGGTGTTTCATGGGCAAGAGAGCTAGACTATGAATCCGCCCACAAGTTCCTTGCTAAGAGTTTTGTCAACGGAAGGCATTGGATAGCCCCTTCTGATGCTTAG